A genomic stretch from Juglans microcarpa x Juglans regia isolate MS1-56 chromosome 3S, Jm3101_v1.0, whole genome shotgun sequence includes:
- the LOC121258080 gene encoding uncharacterized protein LOC121258080 — MATTIRSDIRSAMHMATSTFRSFSPKVLIPSRAAARRALPFSSSISSSFTAATTTSLSLRGFYSTNSVSDAVLKAPELPSICTADELHYVSVSSSDWKLALWRYHPSPQAPQRNHPLLLLSGVGTNAIGYDLSPESSYARYMSSQGFDTWILEVRGAGLSVQGANSKEIKQSANKISEQMEAASRSATNGALPVGLQSTNGTGALAKPETFSVKGKESENIAVKGDMMRIATVWDESRLVMKLTETFMRLSERLSGFLSEGQSKIMFAKLSDQISKLLADSPLSERFNEIREKLSSLLETRQNSSIASQIRDLSQRIVYIIEEGQRSVSPPLFDLQERFASTIEDFQKQLDLIVKYDWDFDNYLEEDVPAAMEYIRSKSRPKDGKLLAIGHSMGGILLYANLSRCAFEGRDSRLAAIVTLASSLDYTSSESTLKLLLPLADPAQALSVPVVPLGALLAAAYPLSSRPPYVLSWLNDLISAEDMMHPELFEKLVMNNFCTIPAKLLLQLTTAFREGGLCDRSGSFSYKDHIHKSNVPILALAGDRDLICPPEAVEDTVKLIPEHLVTYKVFGEPGGPHYAHYDLVGGRLAVEQVYPRVIQFLARHDST, encoded by the exons ATGGCGACGACGATTCGATCCGATATTCGTTCGGCTATGCATATGGCGACTTCGACCTTCCGCTCTTTCAGCCCCAAGGTCCTTATTCCTTCACGCGCCGCCGCGCGTCGTGCTCTACCGTTTTCTTCGTCCATCTCATCGTCCTTTACGGCGGCTACAACCACGTCGCTCAGCCTGAGAGGTTTCTACTCCACCAACTCCGTGAGCGACGCCGTCCTGAAGGCTCCGGAATTGCCGTCCATATGTACGGCCGATGAGCTCCATTATGTCTCCGTATCAAGCTCTGATTGGAAACTCGCCCTTTGGCGCTACCATCCTTCTCCTCAG GCACCTCAGAGGAATCACCCGCTGCTGCTATTGTCTGGGGTGGGGACTAACGCCATTGGATACGATCTCTCCCCTgag TCTTCATATGCTCGGTACATGTCAAGCCAAGGGTTTGACACATGGATCCTTGAAGTTCGGGGTGCTGGGTTGAGTGTGCAGGGAGCGAATTCCAAAGAAATTAAGCAGTCTGCCAATAAAATATCTGAGCAGATGGAAGCTGCTTCAAGGAGTGCAACCAATGGAGCTTTACCTGTGGGGCTTCAGTCAACTAATGGTACTGGTGCCTTGGCAAAACCTGAGACTTTTTCTGTCAAAGGAAAAGAATCTGAGAACATAGCTGTAAAGGGAGACATGATGCGGATAGCAACAGTGTGGGACGAATCAAGACTGGTGATGAAGTTGACAGAAACCTTCATGCGTTTGTCAGAAAGACTATCTGGTTTTCTCAGTGAAGGCCAGTCCAAGATCATGTTCGCCAAATTATCTGACCAGATTTCCAAACTTTTGGCGGATTCCCCATTGTCTGAACGATTTAATGAGATAAGAGAAAAGCTATCAAGTTTGTTGGAAACAAGGCAAAATTCCAGTATTGCTAGCCAAATTAGGGATCTGAGTCAAAGGATAGTATATATAATCGAAGAGGGTCAACGATCTGTCTCACCTCCATTGTTTGACTTGCAAGAGCGTTTTGCGTCAACAATAGAAGATTTTCAGAAACAACTTGACTTAATAGTGAAGTACGATTGGGATTTTGATAATTACTTGGAAGAGGATGTGCCAGCTGCG ATGGAATATATAAGAAGCAAAAGCAGGCCAAAGGATGGTAAGTTGCTGGCAATTGGACACTCCATGGGCGGTATTTTGCTTTATGCGAATCTGTCACGATGTG CTTTTGAAGGAAGAGACTCCAGATTGGCAGCTATTGTTACATTGGCATCATCCCTTGACTACACTTCTTCAGAATCGACTCTCAAATTGCTCCTACCGCTT GCGGATCCTGCACAGGCTCTTAGTGTACCTGTTGTTCCTTTAGGGGCATTACTGGCAGCGGCTTATCCTCTTTCATCGCGACCTCCTTATGTCTTGTCTTGGCTTAATGATCTAATTTCAGCAGAAGACATGATGCATCCAGAGTTGTTTGAAAAGCTTGTCATGAACAACTTTT GTACCATACCGGCTAAACTTCTCTTGCAGCTAACAACAGCTTTTCGAGAGGGTGGGTTGTGTGACAGGAGTGGTAGCTTTTCCTACAAGGATCACATACACAAAAGCAATGTCCCTATCTTAGCACTTGCAGGAGACCGGGACCTTATATGCCCACCTGAAGCTGTAGAGG ACACTGTCAAGCTGATTCCCGAGCACCTGGTTACCTATAAAGTATTTGGAGAACCTGGAGGTCCACATTATGCCCACTATGATTTGGTGGGAGGACGATTG GCAGTGGAGCAGGTATATCCTCGTGTAATACAATTTCTTGCTCGTCATGACTCAACATGA